One segment of Verrucomicrobiales bacterium DNA contains the following:
- a CDS encoding HNH endonuclease, whose protein sequence is MLDLLNKAIVLVLNRNWQAINIRTPADAFCQMATNVATALEIDGQSHIRPVTWEEWLTLPIRAGDNAVHTVRGAIRVPTVIVSLNFAKVPKKRPRLCSKSIRERDGNRCQYTGKLLHPDEGSLDHVVPRSRGGTDTWENLVWSAKDVNQHKADRLPHEAGLKLLTVPRAPKELPVTSLLRNTHGLAEWKLFLKE, encoded by the coding sequence ATGCTCGACCTACTGAACAAAGCGATAGTGCTGGTCCTCAACCGCAACTGGCAGGCAATCAACATTCGCACGCCAGCGGACGCGTTTTGCCAGATGGCTACCAACGTGGCGACGGCACTCGAGATTGACGGGCAGAGCCACATTCGTCCCGTCACGTGGGAAGAATGGCTTACCCTCCCGATCCGTGCCGGCGACAATGCAGTGCATACGGTACGGGGTGCCATTCGTGTTCCCACAGTCATCGTCTCGTTGAACTTCGCGAAGGTCCCGAAGAAACGTCCTCGGCTATGCTCAAAATCGATTCGCGAGCGGGACGGCAACCGTTGCCAGTACACCGGCAAGCTGCTGCACCCGGACGAAGGCAGCCTCGATCATGTCGTACCCCGCTCACGCGGGGGCACGGACACTTGGGAGAACCTGGTTTGGTCCGCGAAGGACGTCAACCAGCACAAGGCCGACCGCCTCCCGCATGAGGCAGGCCTTAAGCTGCTGACCGTCCCGCGGGCACCAAAGGAACTGCCGGTGACATCCCTGCTCCGTAACACCCACGGCCTGGCGGAGTGGAAGCTGTTCCTCAAGGAATAA